One genomic segment of Musa acuminata AAA Group cultivar baxijiao chromosome BXJ3-3, Cavendish_Baxijiao_AAA, whole genome shotgun sequence includes these proteins:
- the LOC135633999 gene encoding transketolase, chloroplastic-like produces the protein MAASSSVNAARALVGLAVYDHGSSSNARPDRVALPAGGSALRSHAAWSLTSSPRFQQCASRRRPKPCSSRRAAPARAAAVETLEAAATDALVEKSVNTIRFLAIDAVEKANSGHPGLPMGCAPMGHILYDEVMNYNPKNPYWFNRDRFVLSAGHGCMLHYALLHLAGYDSVKMEDLKQFRQWGSKTPGHPENFETPGIEVTTGPLGQGVANAVGLALAERHLAARFNKPDNEIIDHYTYVMLGDGCQMEGIANEACSLAGHWGLGKLIAFYDDNHISIDGDTEIAFTEDVIDRFEALGWHTIWVKNGNTGYDDIRAAIKEAKAVKDKPTLIKVTTTIGYGSPNKANTYSVHGSALGAKEVDATRQSLEWPYEPFYVPEDVKSHWSRHAPEGAALEAEWNARFAEYEEKYKEDAAELKAIISGELPAGWEKALPRYTPESPADATRNLSQQNLNALAKVLPGLLGGSADLASSNMTLLKMFGNFQKGTPEERNVRFGVREHGMGAICNGIALHSPGLLPYCATFFVFTDYMRAAMRISALSEAGVIYVMTHDSIGLGEDGPTHQPIEHLISFRAMPNILMLRPADGNETAGAYKVAVLNRKRPSVLALSRQKLPQLPGTSIEDVEKGGYTISDNSTGNKPDLILIGTGSELEIAAKAADELRMEGKTVRVVSLVCWELFDEQPDEYKESVFPAAVTARISIEAGVTLGWEKYVGSKGKAIGIDRFGASAPAGRIYKEFGITAESIVAAAKSL, from the exons ATGGCCGCTTCCTCCTCCGTGAACGCCGCCCGAGCCCTCGTGGGCCTCGCCGTCTACGACCATGGCTCATCTTCCAACGCACGCCCCGACCGCGTCGCCCTCCCGGCCGGCGGATCCGCCCTCAGATCCCACGCCGCCTGGTCACTCACGTCCTCTCCCCGCTTCCAGCAGTGCGCCTCTCGCCGACGGCCCAAGCCCTGCTCCTCTCGCCGCGCTGCGCCCGCCAGGGCCGCTGCGGTGGAGACCCTCGAGGCCGCCGCCACGGATGCCCTCGTGGAGAAGTCCGTCAACACCATCCGGTTTCTCGCCATCGACGCCGTCGAGAAGGCCAACTCAGGCCACCCGGGCCTCCCCATGGGGTGCGCGCCCATGGGCCACATCTTGTACGACGAGGTCATGAATTACAACCCCAAGAACCCCTACTGGTTCAACCGCGACCGGTTTGTGCTCTCCGCCGGCCATGGATGCATGCTCCATTACGCCCTGCTCCATCTTGCTGGCTACGATAGCGTCAAG ATGGAAGACTTGAAGCAATTCCGTCAATGGGGAAGCAAAACTCCTGGTCATCCTGAGAACTTCGAGACACCAGGAATTGAAGTCACTACTG GTCCGCTCGGTCAAGGTGTTGCTAATGCTGTTGGTTTGGCTCTTGCTGAGCGACACCTAGCTGCCCGTTTCAATAAGCCTGACAATGAGATTATTGACCATTACAC ATATGTGATGCTTGGGGATGGTTGCCAAATGGAGGGCATCGCAAACGAAGCTTGTTCTCTTGCTGGGCACTGGGGTCTAGGGAAACTTATCGCTTTTTACGATGACAACCACATCTCCATTGATGGTGACACAGAGATTGCATTTACAGAAGATGTTATTGATCGTTTTGAGGCTCTCGGATGGCATACCATCTGGGTGAAGAATGGAAACACCGGGTATGATGATATTCGTGCTGCCATTAAGGAAGCAAAGGCAGTGAAAGACAAACCGACTCTTATCAAG GTAACTACGACCATTGGATATGGATCACCAAACAAGGCAAACACATACAGCGTACATGGAAGTGCATTGGGTGCCAAGGAAGTTGATGCAACTAGGCAAAGTCTCGAATGGCCATATGAACCTTTCTATGTGCCTGAGGATGTGAAGAG TCACTGGAGCCGCCATGCACCTGAAGGTGCTGCTCTTGAAGCTGAGTGGAATGCCAGATTTGCGGAGTATGAAGAGAAGTACAAGGAGGATGCTGCAGAGCTGAAAGCTATCATATCAGGAGAATTGCCCGCTGGATGGGAGAAAGCCCTTCCG AGATATACTCCTGAAAGTCCTGCGGATGCAACTAGAAATTTATCGCAGCAGAACCTAAATGCACTTGCAAAAGTACTACCTGGACTTCTTGGTGGTAGTGCAGACCTCGCATCCTCCAACATGACATTGTTGAAGATGTTTGGTAACTTCCAAAAGGGCACACCTGAGGAGAGGAATGTTCGTTTCGGGGTTAGGGAACATGGGATGGGTGCCATCTGCAACGGCATTGCCCTTCACAGCCCTGGTCTTCTCCCTTACTGTGCTACTTTCTTTGTTTTCACCGACTACATGAGAGCTGCCATGAGGATTTCGGCCTTGTCTGAGGCAGGAGTCATCTATGTGATGACACATGATTCAATTGGTCTTGGGGAAGATGGCCCTACCCATCAGCCAATTGAGCATTTGATAAGCTTCCGAGCCATGCCCAACATTCTGATGCTCAGGCCTGCTGATGGGAACGAGACTGCTGGGGCCTACAAGGTTGCGGTGCTCAACAGGAAGAGACCGTCAGTCCTTGCTCTCTCACGACAGAAGCTTCCTCAACTTCCAGGAACATCAATTGAAGATGTTGAGAAGGGAGGATATACCATTTCTGATAATTCTACTGGTAACAAACCAGATCTGATTTTGATCGGCACTGGTTCAGAATTGGAGATTGCAGCGAAGGCCGCAGATGAGCTAAGGATGGAGGGGAAAACAGTACGTGTGGTATCTCTTGTTTGCTGGGAGTTGTTTGATGAGCAACCAGATGAATACAAGGAGAGTGTCTTCCCTGCTGCTGTCACTGCAAGGATTAGTATCGAAGCAGGGGTCACGCTTGGATGGGAGAAGTATGTCGGAAGCAAAGGCAAGGCGATCGGGATTGACCGGTTTGGAGCAAGTGCTCCTGCTGGGAGAATATACAAGGAGTTTGGCATAACAGCAGAGAGTATTGTTGCGGCAGCCAAATCTCTGTGA
- the LOC135633340 gene encoding subtilisin-like protease SBT3.5, whose protein sequence is MASQHFLSSICLLLLITLNSFPLEAFADKPSTKLYIVYLGERRHEDPDLVTASHHDLLSSLLGSMEEAMNSIVYSYRHGFSGFAAMLTESLADQIAELPEVISVKPSRSVPIHTTRSWEFLGLNYNQHQPTGLLRQSNFGDGVIIGFVDTGIWPESRSFDDHGYGPVPSRWKGICQTGELFSIHSCNRKIIGARWYAGGIDPSLLAGEYKSPRDSQGHGTHTASTAAGSFVSNVSFHGLGSGTARGGAPRARLAIYKACWVGVGCLDATVLKAIDDAIHDGVDILSLSLGGQLNPYYASIHAAAKGIPVVFAGGNDGPVPQTIANDLPWVITVAASSIDRSFPTALTFGDNQASGQSLFYGSKHDGSIELMDGGSCSAESINCTNVAGKIVLCDDGEPPARAVAADGYLQDVAKRLNEAKAAGVIVARPPLGLLSTCQVLCVNVDRGRRARILAYVASSSSPVVRVSPASNILGSEVMAPRVAAFSSRGPSVLFPELIKPDITAPGATILAAVRDSYEFLSGTSMACPHVSGVAALLKAVHPHWSPAAIKSALVTTARTTTANGFPIEANGGVRKLADPFDFGGGQIDPNRASDPGLIYDVDPKDYFKYFHCSDDALGSCDLVDHHLYHLNLPSISIPDLKTCVTVFRTVTNVGDTNSTYMAVVQSPSGVKVTVEPSLLQFNCTQKVHTFMVKFTSLQMVQGGFTFGSLTWVDGGKHSVRIPLAVRVIVRDEFSDTS, encoded by the exons ATGGCTTCCCAGCATTTCCTATCCTCCATATGTCTCCTCCTTCTCATCACGTTGAACTCCTTCCCATTGGAGGCATTTGCAGATAAACCATCAACGAAG CTGTATATTGTGTACCTCGGAGAGAGACGACATGAAGATCCAGACCTTGTGACTGCGTCGCACCATGATTTGTTGTCTTCACTTCTGGGGAG CATGGAGGAAGCTATGAATTCTATTGTCTACAGCTATAGACATGGCTTCTCGGGTTTTGCGGCCATGCTCACAGAATCTCTAGCAGACCAAATCGCAG AATTGCCGGAAGTGATCAGTGTCAAGCCAAGCCGCAGCGTTCCCATACATACTACGCGAAGCTGGGAATTCCTCGGCCTGAATTATAACCAACACCAACCCACAGGCCTCCTTCGGCAAAGCAACTTCGGAGATGGAGTCATCATTGGTTTTGTAGACACAG GCATTTGGCCGGAATCCAGAAGCTTCGACGACCATGGTTATGGCCCCGTGCCATCTCGTTGGAAAGGAATATGCCAAACAGGCGAACTGTTCAGCATCCACAGCTGCAACCGCAAGATCATCGGCGCAAGATGGTATGCCGGAGGCATCGACCCTTCGCTGCTGGCGGGAGAGTACAAGTCTCCCCGAGACTCCCAAGGCCACGGGACGCACACGGCTTCCACCGCAGCAGGCTCGTTCGTGAGTAATGTGAGTTTCCACGGTCTGGGTTCCGGCACCGCGAGAGGAGGAGCTCCTCGTGCTCGGCTAGCAATCTACAAGGCGTGCTGGGTCGGTGTAGGGTGTCTCGACGCCACTGTGCTGAAGGCGATAGATGACGCTATACATGATGGTGTGGACATCTTGTCACTGTCCCTCGGTGGGCAGCTTAACCCATACTATGCTTCTATACACGCGGCAGCAAAGGGGATACCGGTGGTCTTCGCCGGCGGCAACGATGGCCCCGTCCCTCAGACCATTGCTAATGACCTCCCGTGGGTGATCACCGTCGCAGCCAGCAGCATCGATCGCTCTTTTCCTACCGCCCTAACCTTCGGAGACAATCAAGCTTCG GGACAATCTTTGTTCTACGGATCTAAGCATGACGGATCCATAGAGCTGATGGATGGTGGGAG TTGCTCGGCGGAGTCCATAAACTGCACGAATGTAGCAGGAAAGATTGTATTGTGCGATGATGGCGAGCCTCCTGCCCGCGCTGTCGCTGCCGATGGCTACCTCCAGGACGTGGCAAAGAGGCTGAACGAAGCCAAAGCAGCGGGTGTTATCGTCGCACGACCCCCACTCGGCCTCCTCTCAACTTGCCAAGTTTTGTGTGTCAATGTAGATAGAGGAAGACGCGCGAGAATATTGGCATACGTGGCGAGCTCCAG TTCCCCAGTGGTGAGGGTGAGCCCGGCATCCAACATTTTGGGGAGCGAAGTGATGGCGCCCAGGGTGGCAGCTTTCTCCTCCAGAGGGCCGAGCGTACTGTTCCCCGAGCTAATTAAG CCTGACATCACAGCTCCGGGAGCTACTATATTGGCAGCGGTGAGAGATTCGTACGAATTCCTGTCCGGTACTTCAATGGCTTGTCCTCATGTATCTGGAGTTGCAGCTCTTCTCAAAGCAGTGCATCCCCATTGGTCTCCTGCTGCTATCAAATCCGCACTCGTAACAACTG CTCGCACAACTACGGCGAACGGCTTCCCAATAGAAGCAAACGGCGGTGTGCGGAAGCTGGCCGATCCTTTCGACTTCGGCGGAGGTCAAATCGATCCCAACAGAGCCTCAGATCCTGGGCTTATTTACGATGTCGATCCTAAAGATTACTTCAAGTACTTCCACTGCAGCGATGACGCATTGGGCTCTTGTGACTTGGTGGACCACCATCTGTATCACCTGAATCTGCCCTCCATCTCCATTCCCGACCTGAAGACCTGCGTGACGGTGTTCAGAACCGTCACCAATGTGGGCGACACGAATTCCACGTACATGGCGGTGGTGCAGTCTCCTTCAGGCGTTAAAGTGACCGTCGAGCCTTCTCTTCTCCAGTTTAACTGTACCCAGAAGGTGCACACCTTTATGGTCAAGTTCACATCGCTTCAGATGGTGCAAGGGGGCTTCACGTTCGGAAGCTTGACGTGGGTTGATGGTGGGAAGCACTCGGTAAGAATTCCTCTTGCAGTTCGGGTGATCGTTCGAGATGAGTTCTCAGATACCTCCTAA
- the LOC135633266 gene encoding protein EXORDIUM-like 3, whose protein sequence is MCITSSRFLLVTLVALAIALPLGVAAWRPWPHHFLGNATANTMSVGGGGSGTTAAAAAAGIGASKKYEGSSEFVKLRYHMGPVLAANITVHPIWYGAWAPAQKHILRAFLRSISAPSAPHPSVAAWWRTVRLYTDQTGANVSATVFLGAERSDRRYSHGRALSRLAIQSVIRDAVNSPRRPLPVNPRGGLYLVLTSSDVAVQDFCVQVCGFHYFTFPAIVGYTLPYAWIGNSATQCPGICAYPFAVPPFALGPRTADRPPNGDVGVDGMVSVVAHELAEMASNPLINAWYAGEDPCFPTEIADLCEGIYGTGGGGAYTGQMLLDGHSGATYNMNGLGGRKFLVQWIWNPYLSYCSGPNALDH, encoded by the coding sequence ATGTGTATTACAAGCTCCCGCTTCTTGCTCGTCACCCTTGTAGCCTTGGCGATTGCCTTGCCGCTAGGCGTCGCGGCATGGCGCCCGTGGCCGCACCACTTCCTTGGCAACGCCACAGCCAACACCATGAGCGTCGGTGGCGGTGGGAGCGGAacgaccgccgccgccgccgctgcgggAATCGGGGCGTCGAAGAAGTACGAGGGGTCGTCGGAATTCGTGAAGCTGCGTTACCACATGGGCCCCGTGCTCGCCGCCAACATCACCGTCCACCCCATCTGGTACGGAGCGTGGGCGCCCGCCCAGAAGCACATCCTCCGCGCCTTCCTTCGCTCCATATCCGCCCCTTCCGCCCCCCACCCCTCCGTCGCTGCCTGGTGGCGCACCGTCCGGTTGTACACCGACCAGACCGGTGCCAACGTCTCCGCCACAGTGTTCCTCGGTGCCGAGCGGTCCGATCGCCGCTACTCCCACGGCCGCGCCCTCTCCCGCCTCGCTATCCAGTCCGTCATCCGCGACGCCGTGAACTCCCCCCGCCGTCCCCTCCCCGTCAACCCCCGGGGTGGCCTCTACCTCGTCCTCACCTCCTCGGACGTCGCCGTCCAAGACTTCTGCGTCCAGGTTTGCGGTTTCCACTACTTCACCTTCCCGGCCATCGTTGGCTACACCCTCCCCTACGCCTGGATCGGCAACTCCGCCACCCAGTGCCCCGGGATCTGTGCCTACCCTTTCGCCGTGCCGCCATTCGCCCTCGGGCCGCGGACGGCAGACCGCCCGCCCAACGGCGACGTCGGGGTCGACGGCATGGTCAGCGTGGTGGCCCACGAGCTAGCGGAGATGGCGTCCAACCCCCTGATCAACGCGTGGTACGCCGGGGAGGACCCCTGCTTCCCCACCGAGATCGCTGACCTCTGCGAGGGCATCTACGGCACCGGCGGGGGCGGGGCCTACACGGGGCAGATGCTGCTCGACGGCCACAGCGGCGCCACCTACAACATGAACGGGCTGGGCGGCCGCAAGTTTTTGGTGCAGTGGATTTGGAATCCCTACTTGAGCTACTGTAGCGGACCCAACGCACTCGATCACTAG